In one Vicia villosa cultivar HV-30 ecotype Madison, WI unplaced genomic scaffold, Vvil1.0 ctg.000585F_1_1, whole genome shotgun sequence genomic region, the following are encoded:
- the LOC131629596 gene encoding solute carrier family 40 member 3, chloroplastic-like isoform X2, with product MAIASPTVNLHFTEFPILRRSLSHQPSSRLQLRYRLAPSRGLNLSNYYQSCVSHRFAFLNSKCSIINTDVQLELDHANITDEDKNEGECSILQPECPVPIKLSTDILENESLNLLSEGTFVDSLLTSLPVLSKEEQHALASTPAHPAALYAFYSSCIVANFVEQLWTFAWPSAIALIHSSLLPVAVMGFFTKVAIIVGGPLVGKLMDHLPRVPAYNYLTIIQATTQLLSAAMIIHAHSVPPTSVSTLFLRPWFVILVSAGAIEKLCGVALGVANERDWVVLLTGVNRPVALANANAFLNRIDLLSEIAGALLFGILLSKFHPVTCLKFASGLMIGLLPVTIVLTCLANKLSTGVLDRPKPSQTCGISFNEDSAPDTESIVVKGMEAIKLGWKEYLGQPVLPASIAWVLLYFNIVLTPGSLMTAFLTQHGLHPSIIGGFSGMCAFMGVAATFVSSTLVKQFGILKAGAVGLVFQALLLSMAVAVYMSGSISHQSPLFIFLFLIILSRLGHMSYDVVGAQIIQTGIPSSKANLIGTTEVAVASLAESIMLGVAIIANDPSHFGCLAMLSLLSVVSAAWMFCRWLSNPTDEQKSLFSYNPRF from the exons ATGGCTATCGCTTCGCCCACCGTTAATCTCCATTTCACCGAATTCCCTATTCTTCGTCGTTCTCTCTCGCATCAACCTTCATCTCGATTACAATTACGCTACCGCCTAGCTCCTAGTAGAGGATTGAACCTTAGTAATTACTACCAGAGTTGTGTCTCTCACAG ATTTGCGTTTTTGAATTCGAAGTGTTCGATTATAAATACTGATGTACAATTGGAATTGGACCATGCTAACATCACTGATGAAGATAAAAATGAAGGAGAGTGTTCAATTCTCCAACCTGAATGTCCTGTGCCAATTAAACTCAGTACAGATATTCTGGAGAATGAGTCTTTGAACCTACTCTCTGAAGGCACATTTGTAGATTCTCTCTTGACATCGTTGCCG GTTTTGTCTAAGGAGGAACAACATGCTCTTGCATCCACTCCAGCACACCCTGCTGCGCTATATG CTTTCTATTCTAGTTGCATTGTTGCAAATTTTGTGGAGCAGCTTTGGACTTTTGCGTGGCCTTCTGCCATTGCCTTGATTCATTCAAGCCTCTTGCCAGTTGCTGTGATGGGTTTCTTCACCAAAGTGGCTATAATTGTTGGCGGTCCCTTGGTTGGAAAATTAATGGATCATTTGCCTAGAGTGCCTGCATATAACTACTTAACTATCATTCAGGCAA CCACTCAGTTGCTATCTGCAGCTATGATTATCCATGCCCATTCTGTGCCTCCTACTTCAGTGTCCACTTTGTTTCTGCGTCCATGGTTTGTCATATTGGTTTCAGCCGGAGCTATTGAGAAGCTATGTGGTGTAGCTTTGGGGGTTGCAAATGAGCGTGACTGGGTTGTGCTG CTCACAGGAGTAAATAGGCCAGTCGCACTTGCAAATGCAAATGCTTTTCTAAATCGAATTGATCTCTTATCTGag ataGCTGGAGCATTGCTGTTTGGAATCCTTCTTTCCAAATTTCATCCTGTAACCTGTTTAAAATTTGCTTCAGGCTTAATGATTGGATTACTACCTGTTACA ATCGTTTTAACATGTTTAGCCAACAAGCTTTCTACTGGTGTTCTTGACCGACCCAAACCATCACAAACCTGTGGTATATCATTCAATGAAGATTCTGCACCAGATACTGAGAGTATAG TGGTTAAAGGTATGGAAGCCATCAAGCTGGGCTGGAAGGAGTATTTGGGTCAGCCAGTCCTCCCTGCTAGTATTGCGTGGGTTCTCCTCTATTTCAATATTGTTCTCACACCAGGCAGTTTGATGACAGCATTTTTAACACAACATG GCTTACATCCATCTATCATTGGAGGATTTAGCGGAATGTGTGCTTTTATGGGTGTGGCAGCAACATTTGTGTCTTCAACTCTGGTCAAGCAATTTGGCATTTTAAAG GCTGGGGCAGTTGGGTTGGTGTTTCAAGCTTTACTTCTCAGCATGGCTGTTGCTGTATATATGAGTGGATCAATATCACATCAGAGCCctctttttattttcttgtttcttATC ATTTTGTCACGGCTAGGACACATGTCATATGATGTTGTAGGGGCACAAATTATCCAAACTGGAATCCCATCATCTAAAGCAAATCTCATTGGGACTACAGAAGTTGCGGTTGCAAGTTTGGCTGAGTCTATAATGCTCGGTGTTGCAATAATCGCAAATGATCCTTCTCATTTTGGATGTTTGGCAATGTTGTCTCTTCTATCCGTGGTTAGTGCAGCGTGGATGTTCTGTAGATGGTTATCGAACCCAACAGACGAACAAAAAAGTCTTTTTTCTTATAATCCTCGGTtttga
- the LOC131629596 gene encoding solute carrier family 40 member 3, chloroplastic-like isoform X1, whose translation MAIASPTVNLHFTEFPILRRSLSHQPSSRLQLRYRLAPSRGLNLSNYYQSCVSHRFAFLNSKCSIINTDVQLELDHANITDEDKNEGECSILQPECPVPIKLSTDILENESLNLLSEGTFVDSLLTSLPFVWQVLSKEEQHALASTPAHPAALYAFYSSCIVANFVEQLWTFAWPSAIALIHSSLLPVAVMGFFTKVAIIVGGPLVGKLMDHLPRVPAYNYLTIIQATTQLLSAAMIIHAHSVPPTSVSTLFLRPWFVILVSAGAIEKLCGVALGVANERDWVVLLTGVNRPVALANANAFLNRIDLLSEIAGALLFGILLSKFHPVTCLKFASGLMIGLLPVTIVLTCLANKLSTGVLDRPKPSQTCGISFNEDSAPDTESIVVKGMEAIKLGWKEYLGQPVLPASIAWVLLYFNIVLTPGSLMTAFLTQHGLHPSIIGGFSGMCAFMGVAATFVSSTLVKQFGILKAGAVGLVFQALLLSMAVAVYMSGSISHQSPLFIFLFLIILSRLGHMSYDVVGAQIIQTGIPSSKANLIGTTEVAVASLAESIMLGVAIIANDPSHFGCLAMLSLLSVVSAAWMFCRWLSNPTDEQKSLFSYNPRF comes from the exons ATGGCTATCGCTTCGCCCACCGTTAATCTCCATTTCACCGAATTCCCTATTCTTCGTCGTTCTCTCTCGCATCAACCTTCATCTCGATTACAATTACGCTACCGCCTAGCTCCTAGTAGAGGATTGAACCTTAGTAATTACTACCAGAGTTGTGTCTCTCACAG ATTTGCGTTTTTGAATTCGAAGTGTTCGATTATAAATACTGATGTACAATTGGAATTGGACCATGCTAACATCACTGATGAAGATAAAAATGAAGGAGAGTGTTCAATTCTCCAACCTGAATGTCCTGTGCCAATTAAACTCAGTACAGATATTCTGGAGAATGAGTCTTTGAACCTACTCTCTGAAGGCACATTTGTAGATTCTCTCTTGACATCGTTGCCG TTTGTTTGGCAGGTTTTGTCTAAGGAGGAACAACATGCTCTTGCATCCACTCCAGCACACCCTGCTGCGCTATATG CTTTCTATTCTAGTTGCATTGTTGCAAATTTTGTGGAGCAGCTTTGGACTTTTGCGTGGCCTTCTGCCATTGCCTTGATTCATTCAAGCCTCTTGCCAGTTGCTGTGATGGGTTTCTTCACCAAAGTGGCTATAATTGTTGGCGGTCCCTTGGTTGGAAAATTAATGGATCATTTGCCTAGAGTGCCTGCATATAACTACTTAACTATCATTCAGGCAA CCACTCAGTTGCTATCTGCAGCTATGATTATCCATGCCCATTCTGTGCCTCCTACTTCAGTGTCCACTTTGTTTCTGCGTCCATGGTTTGTCATATTGGTTTCAGCCGGAGCTATTGAGAAGCTATGTGGTGTAGCTTTGGGGGTTGCAAATGAGCGTGACTGGGTTGTGCTG CTCACAGGAGTAAATAGGCCAGTCGCACTTGCAAATGCAAATGCTTTTCTAAATCGAATTGATCTCTTATCTGag ataGCTGGAGCATTGCTGTTTGGAATCCTTCTTTCCAAATTTCATCCTGTAACCTGTTTAAAATTTGCTTCAGGCTTAATGATTGGATTACTACCTGTTACA ATCGTTTTAACATGTTTAGCCAACAAGCTTTCTACTGGTGTTCTTGACCGACCCAAACCATCACAAACCTGTGGTATATCATTCAATGAAGATTCTGCACCAGATACTGAGAGTATAG TGGTTAAAGGTATGGAAGCCATCAAGCTGGGCTGGAAGGAGTATTTGGGTCAGCCAGTCCTCCCTGCTAGTATTGCGTGGGTTCTCCTCTATTTCAATATTGTTCTCACACCAGGCAGTTTGATGACAGCATTTTTAACACAACATG GCTTACATCCATCTATCATTGGAGGATTTAGCGGAATGTGTGCTTTTATGGGTGTGGCAGCAACATTTGTGTCTTCAACTCTGGTCAAGCAATTTGGCATTTTAAAG GCTGGGGCAGTTGGGTTGGTGTTTCAAGCTTTACTTCTCAGCATGGCTGTTGCTGTATATATGAGTGGATCAATATCACATCAGAGCCctctttttattttcttgtttcttATC ATTTTGTCACGGCTAGGACACATGTCATATGATGTTGTAGGGGCACAAATTATCCAAACTGGAATCCCATCATCTAAAGCAAATCTCATTGGGACTACAGAAGTTGCGGTTGCAAGTTTGGCTGAGTCTATAATGCTCGGTGTTGCAATAATCGCAAATGATCCTTCTCATTTTGGATGTTTGGCAATGTTGTCTCTTCTATCCGTGGTTAGTGCAGCGTGGATGTTCTGTAGATGGTTATCGAACCCAACAGACGAACAAAAAAGTCTTTTTTCTTATAATCCTCGGTtttga